One part of the Streptomyces lienomycini genome encodes these proteins:
- a CDS encoding 3-hydroxyacyl-CoA dehydrogenase NAD-binding domain-containing protein gives MDTTERPSTIRWEESEDHVVTLVLDDPNQSANTMNAAFIDSLDAVAARLAERRDDIRGVIVASAKKSFFAGGDLRDLISVTPETAQRSFDAGMRVKRSLRVLETLGKPVVAAINGAALGGGYEIALACHHRVVLDTPAARVGLPEVTLGLLPGGGGVTRTVRMFGVVDALRKVLLEGTQYPPDRALEAGLVDEIAADPDELLAKARAFVDAHPESAQRWDAPGHRIPGGTPAQPKLAGQLSALPALLRKRTGGAPAPAPRNILAAAVESAQVDVDTAFVVEARYLTELVTGQITKNMIQAFFFDLQAVNSGANRPKGVESREVTRVAVLGAGMMGAGIAYACARAGIDVVLKDVSLESALKGRAYSEKLCAKALAKGRTSREQADALLARITPTAEAGDLAGCDVVIEAVFEDTALKHKVFQEIEQVVAPDALLCSNTSTLPITVLAEGVERQGDFIGLHFFSPVDRMPLVEIIRGERTGEEALARAFDLVRRIGKTPIVVNDARGFFTSRVIGHFINEGVAMVGEGIEPASVEQAAAQAGYPARVLSLMDELTLTLPRRIREETKRAVVEAGGVWSAHPADAVVDRMVDEFGRPGRSGGAGFYEYGEDGRRAGLWAGLREHFTRPGYGIPFADMRERMLFSEALDAVRLLEEGVLTSVADANVGSVFGIGFPGWTGGVLQYVNGYEGGLPGFVARARELADRYGERFTPPALLVEKAERGETFTDS, from the coding sequence ATGGACACCACCGAACGGCCCTCGACCATCCGCTGGGAAGAGTCCGAGGACCACGTCGTCACCCTTGTCCTGGACGATCCGAACCAGTCCGCCAACACCATGAACGCCGCCTTCATCGACTCGCTGGACGCCGTCGCGGCACGGCTCGCGGAACGCCGGGACGACATCAGGGGCGTCATCGTCGCCTCCGCCAAGAAGAGCTTCTTCGCCGGCGGGGACCTGCGCGACCTGATCTCCGTCACCCCGGAGACCGCGCAGCGGTCCTTCGACGCGGGCATGCGCGTCAAGCGCTCGCTGCGCGTCCTGGAGACCCTGGGCAAGCCGGTGGTCGCCGCGATCAACGGCGCGGCCCTGGGCGGCGGTTACGAGATCGCCCTGGCCTGCCACCACCGCGTGGTCCTCGACACCCCGGCCGCCAGGGTCGGGCTGCCCGAGGTCACCCTCGGCCTGCTGCCCGGCGGCGGAGGAGTGACCCGCACCGTCCGGATGTTCGGTGTCGTGGACGCCCTGCGCAAGGTCCTGCTGGAAGGCACCCAGTACCCGCCGGACCGGGCCCTGGAAGCCGGCCTGGTCGACGAGATCGCCGCCGACCCGGACGAACTCCTCGCGAAGGCAAGGGCGTTCGTGGACGCCCACCCCGAGTCCGCCCAGCGATGGGACGCGCCCGGCCACCGCATCCCCGGCGGTACACCCGCGCAACCGAAGCTCGCCGGCCAACTCTCCGCCCTGCCCGCACTGCTCAGGAAGAGGACGGGCGGCGCCCCCGCCCCGGCGCCGCGCAACATCCTCGCGGCGGCCGTGGAGAGCGCCCAGGTCGACGTGGACACGGCCTTCGTGGTGGAAGCCCGGTACCTGACGGAACTCGTCACCGGACAGATCACCAAGAACATGATCCAGGCGTTCTTCTTCGACCTGCAGGCGGTGAACTCGGGCGCCAACCGTCCGAAGGGCGTCGAGTCCCGCGAGGTCACCAGGGTGGCGGTGCTGGGGGCGGGGATGATGGGTGCGGGGATCGCGTACGCGTGTGCGCGTGCGGGCATCGACGTGGTGCTGAAGGACGTGTCGCTGGAGTCGGCGCTCAAGGGCCGGGCGTACTCGGAGAAGCTGTGCGCGAAGGCGCTGGCGAAGGGGCGCACGAGCCGGGAGCAGGCGGACGCGCTGCTGGCGCGGATCACGCCGACCGCCGAGGCGGGAGACCTCGCCGGCTGCGACGTGGTGATCGAGGCGGTGTTCGAGGACACCGCGCTCAAGCACAAGGTGTTCCAGGAGATCGAGCAGGTGGTCGCCCCGGACGCGTTGCTGTGCTCGAACACGTCGACGCTGCCGATCACGGTGCTGGCGGAGGGCGTCGAGCGGCAGGGTGACTTCATCGGGCTGCACTTCTTCTCGCCCGTGGACAGGATGCCGCTGGTGGAGATCATCAGGGGGGAGCGGACGGGGGAGGAGGCGCTGGCGCGGGCCTTCGACCTGGTGCGGCGGATCGGGAAGACGCCGATCGTGGTGAATGACGCGCGGGGGTTCTTCACGTCGCGGGTCATCGGTCACTTCATCAACGAGGGTGTGGCGATGGTGGGGGAGGGGATCGAGCCGGCGTCGGTGGAGCAGGCGGCGGCTCAGGCGGGTTATCCGGCGAGGGTGCTGTCGCTGATGGACGAGCTGACTCTCACTCTTCCGCGCAGGATCCGCGAGGAGACGAAGCGTGCGGTGGTGGAGGCGGGTGGTGTGTGGAGCGCGCATCCCGCTGATGCGGTCGTCGACCGGATGGTGGACGAGTTCGGGCGGCCGGGGCGTTCGGGTGGGGCGGGGTTCTACGAGTACGGGGAGGACGGGAGGCGGGCCGGGCTCTGGGCGGGGCTGCGTGAGCATTTCACGAGGCCGGGGTATGGGATTCCGTTCGCCGACATGCGGGAGCGGATGCTCTTCTCGGAGGCGTTGGACGCCGTCAGGCTCCTGGAGGAGGGCGTGCTGACCTCGGTCGCCGACGCCAATGTCGGGTCGGTCTTCGGTATCGGTTTCCCGGGCTGGACGGGTGGCGTCCTGCAGTACGTCAACGGGTACGAGGGCGGTCTGCCGGGCTTCGTGGCCCGCGCGCGTGAGCTGGCCGACCGCTACGGCGAGCGTTTCACACCGCCCGCGCTGCTGGTGGAGAAGGCGGAACGCGGCGAGACCTTCACGGACTCCTGA
- a CDS encoding AMP-dependent synthetase/ligase, with translation MTSEPRTAGEPPAAPTARRTLPQLLARNARDYPGLPGLSWQPTDGDGDWTTLTWAEIHQHTERLAAGYAALGVGRGDHVLLMMANRPEHWLSDLALVRLGAVPVSVYGTAAPEQITHIARNCRARVAVVEGATQVEVWEPLLADADTLLERLVVAETGAEGGHTPYAGLLPDPVPVPVPEQFAKELDAASPDDPLTVVYTSGTTGEPKGVVLTHRQVMANALALDAVVELPPHVEHICYLPFAHIAERMLGIYLPCHRASHVYLCADPTAVGTVVRKVRPAQFFGVPRIWEKLCAAVRAVLSLMPDEQREVIDAASAVAREHVRCRERGETPPAELEERYARAREEVLLPLLAAGGLDRVTWAASASAPMPVDVVDFWAGFGVVIMDAWGLTETTGVATTNSPRTGFRIGSVGRPVESVEVRLAADGEIEVRGESVFSGYLRPDGSVRSALDADGWLATGDIGRTDEDGYLWLTDRKKEMIITSTGKNVSPALVENALKEHPLIGQALVHGDRRSYLVALLVLDAEAAPAWAATHGVEVDATVADLVGHPAVRAEVDRAVAAANSRLSSTEQVKRYELLAEEWGPATGELTPSLKMRRRVIRDKYATALSGLYGD, from the coding sequence ATGACTTCCGAGCCCCGTACCGCCGGCGAACCACCCGCCGCCCCGACGGCCCGACGGACCCTGCCGCAGCTGCTGGCCCGCAACGCCCGTGACTACCCCGGGCTCCCCGGTCTCTCCTGGCAGCCGACGGACGGGGACGGCGACTGGACGACGCTCACCTGGGCGGAGATCCACCAGCACACCGAGCGGCTGGCCGCCGGCTACGCGGCACTGGGCGTCGGCCGCGGCGACCACGTGCTGCTGATGATGGCCAACCGCCCCGAACACTGGCTGTCCGACCTGGCACTCGTCCGCCTCGGGGCCGTCCCGGTCAGTGTCTACGGCACCGCGGCCCCCGAGCAGATCACCCACATCGCCCGCAACTGCCGGGCCCGGGTCGCCGTGGTGGAGGGGGCGACGCAGGTGGAGGTGTGGGAGCCGCTCCTGGCCGACGCCGACACCCTGCTGGAGCGCCTGGTCGTGGCCGAGACGGGCGCCGAGGGCGGGCACACCCCGTACGCCGGGCTGCTTCCGGACCCGGTGCCGGTGCCGGTGCCGGAACAGTTCGCCAAGGAACTGGACGCGGCGTCCCCCGACGACCCGCTGACCGTCGTCTACACCTCCGGTACCACCGGGGAGCCCAAGGGCGTGGTCCTGACCCACCGCCAGGTGATGGCCAACGCCCTCGCGCTGGACGCCGTGGTGGAACTGCCGCCGCACGTCGAGCACATCTGCTACCTGCCGTTCGCCCACATCGCCGAGCGGATGCTGGGCATCTACCTGCCCTGCCACCGCGCCTCGCACGTCTACCTCTGCGCCGACCCCACGGCCGTGGGCACCGTCGTGCGCAAGGTGCGCCCCGCGCAGTTCTTCGGCGTGCCGCGGATCTGGGAGAAACTGTGCGCCGCGGTGCGGGCCGTCCTCTCCCTGATGCCGGACGAACAGCGCGAGGTCATCGACGCGGCGTCCGCGGTGGCCCGCGAGCACGTCCGGTGCCGCGAGCGGGGCGAGACGCCGCCCGCCGAGCTGGAGGAGCGGTACGCCCGTGCCCGCGAGGAGGTCCTGCTGCCCCTGCTGGCCGCGGGCGGCCTCGACCGGGTGACCTGGGCGGCCAGCGCGTCGGCGCCCATGCCGGTCGACGTGGTCGACTTCTGGGCCGGATTCGGCGTCGTGATCATGGACGCCTGGGGGCTGACCGAGACCACCGGGGTGGCCACCACCAACAGCCCCCGGACCGGCTTCCGGATCGGCTCGGTGGGACGCCCCGTGGAGTCCGTGGAGGTCCGCCTCGCCGCCGACGGCGAGATCGAGGTGCGGGGCGAGTCCGTGTTCTCCGGCTACCTGCGCCCGGACGGATCGGTGCGGTCCGCCCTCGACGCCGACGGCTGGCTGGCCACCGGCGACATCGGCCGCACCGACGAGGACGGGTACCTCTGGCTCACCGACCGGAAGAAGGAGATGATCATCACCTCGACCGGCAAGAACGTCTCGCCGGCCCTGGTGGAGAACGCGCTCAAGGAGCACCCCCTGATCGGTCAGGCCCTGGTGCACGGCGACCGGCGCTCCTACCTCGTCGCCCTGCTGGTGCTCGACGCGGAGGCCGCCCCCGCCTGGGCCGCGACCCACGGCGTCGAGGTGGACGCCACGGTCGCCGATCTGGTGGGGCATCCGGCCGTCAGGGCCGAGGTGGACCGGGCGGTCGCCGCCGCCAACTCCCGGCTCAGCAGCACCGAGCAGGTGAAGCGGTACGAGCTGCTGGCCGAGGAGTGGGGACCGGCGACCGGCGAGCTGACGCCCTCGCTGAAGATGCGGCGCCGGGTCATCCGGGACAAGTACGCCACCGCGCTGTCCGGGCTCTACGGGGACTGA
- a CDS encoding acyl-CoA dehydrogenase family protein, translating into MGSRLTEEQSAFVAAVRDFAKRECGTRQQRDALTGGGREAHHPGLYGRLAELGWLGVCLPEEYGGSGGGLADACVFLEETSYGMVPAGGFVTTVIAAKAYERFGTDRQRREVLPGVVRGDVLSIAMSEPEAGSDVGALRCRARQTADGAWVVEGQKTWISNAHCAKGILLVARTGEDKHGGLTMFHLPARTPGVEVRGIETMGGREVNDVFLTDVRLPADAVVGQVNDGWRQLMAGLNYERLFLASNMLGLARRVFDDALGYVREREQFGRPVGSFQALRHRVADLATEIECTRLLVREVALDCDAEPDRLFPREASMAKLKATEVAKRAALEGMQMMGGYGYTTEFDMERHLRAAVVSTVYGGTSEIQRDVIGKTYGL; encoded by the coding sequence TGGGCAGCCGTCTCACCGAGGAGCAGTCCGCTTTCGTCGCGGCCGTTAGAGATTTCGCCAAGCGCGAGTGCGGTACCCGTCAGCAGCGCGACGCGCTGACCGGCGGGGGGCGCGAGGCCCATCATCCCGGCCTGTACGGCAGGCTCGCCGAACTGGGCTGGCTCGGGGTGTGCCTGCCCGAGGAGTACGGGGGGTCGGGCGGCGGGCTGGCCGACGCCTGTGTCTTCCTGGAGGAGACCTCCTACGGCATGGTCCCGGCCGGCGGTTTCGTCACCACCGTCATCGCCGCGAAGGCGTACGAACGGTTCGGCACCGATCGGCAGCGGCGGGAGGTGCTGCCCGGCGTCGTGCGCGGCGACGTGCTGTCGATCGCCATGTCGGAGCCGGAGGCCGGTTCGGACGTGGGGGCGCTGCGTTGCCGGGCCCGGCAGACGGCGGACGGCGCCTGGGTCGTCGAGGGGCAGAAGACCTGGATCTCCAACGCGCACTGCGCGAAGGGCATTCTGCTGGTGGCCCGTACCGGTGAGGACAAGCACGGCGGGCTCACCATGTTCCACCTGCCCGCCCGGACGCCGGGTGTGGAGGTGCGGGGCATCGAGACGATGGGCGGCCGGGAGGTCAACGACGTGTTCCTCACCGACGTCCGGTTGCCCGCCGACGCGGTGGTGGGACAGGTGAACGACGGCTGGCGGCAGTTGATGGCCGGTCTCAACTACGAGCGCCTCTTCCTGGCCTCGAACATGCTGGGCCTGGCCCGCCGCGTCTTCGACGACGCGCTCGGCTACGTCCGTGAGCGCGAGCAGTTCGGCCGGCCCGTCGGTTCCTTCCAGGCGCTGCGGCACCGGGTGGCCGACCTCGCCACCGAGATCGAGTGCACCCGGCTGCTGGTGCGGGAGGTGGCCCTGGACTGCGACGCCGAGCCGGACAGGCTGTTCCCGCGGGAGGCGTCGATGGCCAAACTGAAGGCCACCGAGGTCGCCAAGCGGGCCGCTCTGGAGGGCATGCAGATGATGGGCGGCTACGGCTACACCACCGAGTTCGACATGGAACGCCATCTGCGGGCGGCGGTGGTCTCCACGGTCTACGGCGGAACGAGTGAGATCCAGCGGGACGTGATCGGCAAGACGTACGGCCTCTGA